One window from the genome of Elaeis guineensis isolate ETL-2024a chromosome 5, EG11, whole genome shotgun sequence encodes:
- the LOC105046062 gene encoding uncharacterized protein encodes MADQQNESTKPSLSVAGNAHKKDGVLDVQVTNQNPSLQEQLEENERKTRVEEAWKKMNSGLPVKVPKSLMNKPNSTGTTRTSKTIPDWMVTFGIAPKKASANQDIQGKRPTSTLNGTSEEAKRLAAAALSAVRDVASAAAGRGKVEITEVRDFAGEEVEVKKLVDADSKEAAEKAKVSGAPPSALDTILEQIKKKQKLSVLDKTKKDWGEFKEENKGLEDELDAYKKSSKQYLDKVSFLQRTDFREFERERDARLASKRRPDMREDDF; translated from the exons GTAATGCCCATAAGAAAGATGGAGTTTTGGATGTTCAAGTGACTAATCAGAATCCTAGTTTGCAGGAACAACTTGAAGAAAATG AAAGGAAAACTCGGGTTGAGGAAGCTTGGAAGAAGATGAATAGTGGGCTCCCTGTTAAGGTGCCCAAATCTTTAATGAACAAGCCTAATTCAACAGGGACTACAAGGACAAGTAAAACAATTCCT GATTGGATGGTGACTTTTGGCATTGCACCAAAGAAGGCATCTGCTAATCAGGACATTCAGGGAAAGAGACCAACCAGCACACTAAATGGAACAAGCGAGGAAGCTAAGAGGCTTGCTGCAGCTGCTCTTTCAGCTGTCAGAGATGTTGCATCTGCTGCTGCTGGAAGGGGAAAAGTTGAA ATAACTGAGGTCCGGGACTTTGCAGGCGAGGAGGTTGAAGTGAAAAAGCTTGTGGATGCTGACTCAAAGGAGGCAGCAGAAAAGGCTAAGGTTTCAGGTGCCCCACCATCTGCCCTTGACACCATTTTGGAACAgataaagaaaaagcaaaagcTTAGTGTTCTCGATAAGACCAAGAAGGACTGGGGTGAGTTCAAGGAAGAGAACAAGGGACTGGAAGACGAGCTGGATGCTTACAAGAAGAGCTCAAAGCAATATCTGGACAAAGTTTCCTTCTTGCAGAGAACTGATTTTAGAGAATTCGAGCGTGAGAGGGATGCTCGTCTAGCATCAAAGAGGAGACCAGATATGCGGGAAGATGACTTCTAG